GCACGAAGCCGGTCCAGTAGTTGCCGTACGCATCCGATTCGCGGCGATCGAGCAACCAGTCGGCCATGGTGGTGATCGCTTCGGCCTGGCCGTCCACGCGGATACCGGCCGACCAGGAAAGGGCGAGGAGGGCGAGCGGGCCGGGGATTCCGTGCGCCAGGCCGAAGTTGGCCTGACCGCGTTCGAACCCAGGGCCGACGATGGTCTTCTCGGTACCGTCGAACCACCAGCCGGGGACCTCGATGCCGTCGATTTTCAAGGGTTCTCGAAGGGAGGACAGGCAGGTGAGGACTTCCTCGAGTACGTCGTGCCGCTCGCGGGCGAGCAGGTAACGGCCGACACCGGCCAGTCCGCTGACGACGTCGACCACGCCGGCGCAGGTTGGTACTTGCGCCTGGCGGGTGGCTTGATGGACGCTCACCAGCCAGCGTGCGTGCTCGCTCATCCGGTCGTCGAGCCTGGTCAGAATGCTCGCGTAATCGCCTGGTTCCCGCGCCGCGATCCGCGTCGCCGTAGCCAACGCGCCAAGTCCTTCCAGCGCCCCCGCCACCGGCAACGCCGCCGACTCCGCGACGGTCCGGCTCAAGTACTCGTGCGCGACCTCCCGCTCCCCCAACTCCGCAAACAAGATCGCCAACGCCCCCGGCCCCCGCGACAAGGTCGTCACATCCCAAGGCGGACACTTCAGGTCCGCGATGTCGATCACGTCACCGTTGGCAGTAGTAGCCGCAACCACCGAGTCCAAATCCCGCAACCGCCCAGCAACCTCCCCAACCACCTCACCCACCCGCGTGGCCCGAGCAGCCGCCAACCCACCCACCTCCACCATCCGCCCAGCCCGAGCAGCCGCCACCCCACCCTCCTCCACCACCTCCGCCGGAAGTGCGTCCACCGGCTTCATCACATGTGCCTTTGTCTGTCGAGCCGGCGCTTCAGGGCGGCTCTCGCCAGTCCGTAGGCTCGTCTTTCGAGTGTTCTGTCCGTACCAAGTAGGCGATTGTTGTGTAGATGCAGCACGCTCATCACCGCCGGCATGCTCACCCCGGCGTACCGCTCGACCGCCGCCCTCCGTTGCCCCCAGCAATCAAACGCCTGGAAATCACCTTGTAACTTGACGAAATCAGCCCGTTCCTTCGGCGAGACAGCGTTAGCCAACTCGATCGCGTACGTCTCCAGGAACCACTGCTCCAACTCACCGAACCCAGCCAGCAGATCCAACTGATTCAACGCCGCCAACCACTCAACCGGCATCGCGAGCTTCCGGCCGGCCCGCAAGCTCAACTGCTCCAGCACCGCCCGACTGTCCGCGCAAAACACGTCCTCCGCGGCCGCCATCACCTCCGCGCCGCCGTACCGCGCCACCTCCGGCTCGTACTCGTCAAGCACCACCGTCCGAATCCGCCCAGCCTCCACCAGCTCGGCCGCCCAAGCGTTCAGCACGGCCGGATCACCATGCCGGAACCGTATCCGCAGATGCGCGTCCGGGTCGCGGTATCGCAGGAAGAACCAACGATCAACCCCCATCCGCGCCACCAACTCCCGAACCGCGCCGGCCAGCAACGCGTCCTGCAGATCCGCCGCCAGGTAGATCTTCGCTGATAACCACTCACCGCCGGGAAGGTAACGCGACGGGCGCTCATCGGCCGTACGCCACGACGGGTTGGCGCCCACCTCAGGCCGTTCCGCGACCGACACCAACGGCACCACGAGTTCGTTGGCATGACCAGCAGTCACCCCGTACGCGTTGAGCGTCTCGCTCACCACCGACGATGGTTCTTTGCGCAGCTGGTCGCGCAACAATCGGCGGTGCAGCGGCACCCGCAGATCCAGGTCGAGGTGATGGTCGAACATGCCGACGCGGATCACGTCCGGTACGGCCAAACGTTCGCGCCATCGGTCCAGCGCGGCATCCCACTCGGCCTGGTCGCGGACAGTCGCCAGCTCGGGATCCGTACGCCACAACGCGGGCGCGAGGATGCTGCGGCCGGAGCGTACGCGCGGGAGCCGCGGCATGACCTCCAGCCGGCCCCACTGCCACGGCGTCCAGAACCGGCGCCCGGCCAGACCGACCGCGGCGAGGAAGCGGGCCACGTTCGGGGCGCCGGTGACGACGTTGAGCATGTTCGGGCGTACGACGGCGAGCTCCCGGCCGAGCCGCTTCGAGAACAGGTACAGCCGCTCACCGGT
The genomic region above belongs to Kribbella solani and contains:
- a CDS encoding lanthionine synthetase C family protein, translated to MKPVDALPAEVVEEGGVAAARAGRMVEVGGLAAARATRVGEVVGEVAGRLRDLDSVVAATTANGDVIDIADLKCPPWDVTTLSRGPGALAILFAELGEREVAHEYLSRTVAESAALPVAGALEGLGALATATRIAAREPGDYASILTRLDDRMSEHARWLVSVHQATRQAQVPTCAGVVDVVSGLAGVGRYLLARERHDVLEEVLTCLSSLREPLKIDGIEVPGWWFDGTEKTIVGPGFERGQANFGLAHGIPGPLALLALSWSAGIRVDGQAEAITTMADWLLDRRESDAYGNYWTGFVPLDGYANRDRRPRPQPARASWCYGAPGIARALDFAADALNRPDWTAAGLDAFRSLLARPIDDWGITDDAFCHGWAGMLYLCVLFDRSHPGQEFGPAADRLADRLIERFDPALPFGYRYYQPVADLHLDLPGLMEGAAGIALALSAYARPPRTDWDSALLLS